A window of the Lysinibacillus irui genome harbors these coding sequences:
- a CDS encoding Ger(x)C family spore germination protein has protein sequence MYRKGILLMLSVLLLVACWDERLYKNASVVTLVGVEGRVGEYKGYYAYPNNTAQQTEIIMAEGISPRDVRSKANLNVEQTLDLSELSTILVSDQTVKEPLYDILDIYFRDPHNPISIKIAITDGDVQPFIDLTKDLSGSAGGYYQRFIESSEENTYFPKLDLQTVGSMLFEQTIDIALPYIKLSEDRKHAVAAGLALFSGQTFTGTVLTPDQSLMMLLLMNQSSKQARMSYMWKHDGKEMPITANVIHVKRKWTVNEELRRITMDYQIDMEIEEFAQNHLYKDSIFKDVQQLFQDRVQAEFEEVLRILQNQKSDTLGIGRHIRAYHPNMFQENWRDEFASLQLVPTVQVKIIRTGVIR, from the coding sequence GTGTATCGTAAGGGGATTCTACTGATGTTGTCCGTCTTGCTGCTTGTCGCTTGTTGGGATGAACGCCTCTATAAAAATGCTTCCGTTGTGACGCTTGTTGGTGTGGAAGGGCGTGTGGGGGAATATAAAGGTTATTATGCCTATCCCAACAATACTGCTCAGCAAACAGAGATTATTATGGCTGAGGGAATTTCACCAAGGGATGTTCGTAGTAAAGCCAATTTGAATGTCGAGCAGACACTTGATTTATCAGAACTATCAACTATTCTTGTTTCGGATCAAACGGTAAAAGAGCCCCTTTATGATATTTTAGATATTTATTTTCGTGATCCCCATAACCCCATTTCCATTAAAATTGCAATAACAGATGGGGATGTTCAACCGTTTATTGACTTAACAAAAGATTTATCGGGTAGTGCAGGAGGCTATTATCAACGGTTTATTGAAAGTTCAGAAGAAAATACCTATTTTCCGAAGCTGGATTTACAGACCGTTGGCTCGATGTTATTTGAACAGACAATCGATATTGCTCTTCCATATATCAAGCTAAGTGAGGATAGAAAGCATGCGGTTGCAGCTGGTTTAGCCTTGTTTTCAGGTCAAACCTTTACGGGTACAGTCTTAACACCAGATCAATCATTAATGATGCTGCTTTTAATGAATCAATCTAGTAAACAAGCACGAATGAGCTATATGTGGAAGCATGATGGAAAAGAAATGCCGATTACAGCAAATGTTATTCATGTGAAAAGGAAATGGACAGTGAATGAGGAATTACGAAGAATCACGATGGACTATCAAATAGACATGGAAATTGAGGAATTTGCCCAAAATCATTTATATAAAGATTCCATTTTCAAAGATGTTCAACAATTGTTTCAAGATCGTGTGCAGGCTGAATTTGAGGAGGTTTTACGCATTCTTCAAAATCAAAAGTCAGATACATTAGGGATAGGTCGTCATATTCGGGCTTACCACCCAAACATGTTTCAAGAAAACTGGCGTGATGAATTTGCATCATTACAGCTTGTGCCGACAGTTCAAGTAAAAATCATTCGTACAGGAGTTATACGATAA
- a CDS encoding MATE family efflux transporter, protein MYQTSTIKEKYALLLKMIVPILVTQVAIYLISFFDILMSSRYGTADLAGVSIGSSIWMPIYTGLSGILLAITPIVSQLVGAKKEMDAKKAVQQGIYVAIMLAIIIFSGLFFGIDWILSKMSLESAVHNIAKGYIYAMCAGLLPLFLFFVMRCFIDALGQTRVTMIITLMTTPINIALNYMFIFGKFGAPELGGIGAGVATAITYWLIFMITVWIIAKRVPFERFRLFHQWPKLEWLRWKEILLIGVPIGISLFAETSIFSAVTMMMSNFSTEIIAAHQIALNFTSLLYMVPLSISMGVTILVGFEIGAGRMRDARIYSYLCVGTAILFSFISACILFILREPVAHMYTADSMVLEYAVQFLVYAAIFQLSDAIQAPVQGALRGYKDVMITFIMAIISYWVIGLPVGYVLATHTDFGPFGYWIGLVAGLTMGAITLLIRLLIVQKRVTV, encoded by the coding sequence ATGTACCAAACATCTACAATCAAGGAAAAATACGCATTACTCTTAAAAATGATTGTCCCTATACTAGTGACACAAGTAGCTATTTATCTCATTTCATTTTTTGATATTTTAATGTCCAGTCGCTATGGGACGGCAGATTTAGCAGGTGTATCGATTGGCTCCTCTATCTGGATGCCCATTTATACTGGCCTGTCAGGGATTCTTCTTGCCATTACACCGATTGTCTCACAGCTTGTCGGTGCAAAAAAAGAGATGGATGCTAAAAAGGCTGTCCAGCAAGGCATTTATGTAGCCATCATGCTAGCTATTATTATTTTCTCAGGACTCTTTTTTGGCATTGACTGGATACTTAGCAAGATGAGCTTAGAATCTGCTGTACATAATATTGCCAAGGGCTACATTTATGCAATGTGTGCTGGTCTATTACCACTATTCTTATTCTTTGTTATGCGTTGCTTTATTGACGCACTCGGACAGACACGTGTCACGATGATTATTACTTTAATGACAACGCCGATTAATATTGCCCTTAACTATATGTTTATTTTCGGTAAATTCGGCGCACCTGAGCTTGGTGGGATTGGTGCTGGTGTCGCAACAGCCATTACATATTGGCTCATTTTCATGATTACGGTATGGATTATCGCGAAACGAGTACCGTTCGAACGTTTCCGTCTGTTTCACCAATGGCCTAAACTAGAATGGCTGCGCTGGAAGGAAATATTACTCATTGGTGTACCGATTGGCATTTCCTTATTTGCAGAAACAAGTATTTTCTCTGCCGTGACGATGATGATGAGTAACTTTAGCACTGAAATAATTGCAGCCCACCAGATTGCCTTAAATTTCACTTCCCTTTTATATATGGTACCGCTTAGTATTTCCATGGGCGTTACGATATTAGTAGGCTTTGAAATTGGCGCTGGACGCATGCGTGATGCCCGCATTTATAGTTATCTATGTGTAGGAACAGCCATTTTGTTTAGCTTTATTTCTGCTTGTATCCTATTCATTTTACGTGAACCAGTAGCTCATATGTATACAGCAGACAGCATGGTGCTCGAATATGCCGTACAGTTTTTAGTCTATGCGGCGATTTTCCAGCTATCTGATGCGATCCAAGCACCTGTACAGGGAGCTTTAAGAGGATATAAAGATGTGATGATAACATTTATAATGGCCATTATCTCTTACTGGGTAATCGGCTTGCCTGTAGGCTATGTCCTTGCTACGCATACTGATTTTGGCCCATTCGGCTATTGGATTGGACTTGTTGCAGGCCTTACAATGGGTGCTATTACCCTTCTCATTCGCTTACTTATCGTACAAAAAAGAGTGACCGTCTAA
- a CDS encoding undecaprenyldiphospho-muramoylpentapeptide beta-N-acetylglucosaminyltransferase, producing the protein MKQQTIILTGGGTAGHVSLNQAILPSLLELGYDVHYIGSEQGIEKELIGEAFPNVPFYGIASGKLRRYFSMKNFTDPFKVLAGMMQAFRIMKKVKPQVVFSKGGFVSVPVVMAAKLAGVPVVIHESDVTPGLANKIALPFASHVFTIFEETLKHLPQEKATCTGSIIRPELFQGDRAKGLSFCGFSTLKPVLLVMGGSLGSVVLNEALRKNLPELLKQFHIIHLCGKGNYDEALAEMPGYKQFEYVTTELPDLLHAADFIVSRAGSNSIFEFLALHKPMLLVPLSAQKSRGDQILNANLFKKQGYAEVLQEEELTKESFMKSVHTLTERKAEMVETMAKTQKPKTPDEMASLILQYKK; encoded by the coding sequence GTGAAACAACAAACAATCATTTTAACCGGTGGTGGGACAGCTGGCCATGTATCGTTAAACCAAGCGATACTCCCGTCTTTACTCGAACTTGGTTATGATGTCCACTATATTGGCTCAGAACAGGGTATTGAAAAAGAATTAATAGGCGAGGCATTTCCCAATGTTCCGTTTTATGGCATTGCGAGTGGTAAATTGCGTCGTTATTTTTCAATGAAAAATTTTACAGATCCATTTAAAGTGCTTGCTGGAATGATGCAGGCTTTTCGTATTATGAAAAAAGTGAAGCCTCAAGTTGTCTTTTCCAAAGGAGGTTTCGTTTCTGTCCCTGTTGTCATGGCAGCGAAACTCGCGGGTGTTCCTGTCGTTATTCATGAATCCGATGTGACGCCAGGTCTTGCTAATAAAATTGCGTTGCCTTTTGCGTCACATGTGTTTACGATTTTTGAAGAAACGCTGAAGCATTTACCACAAGAAAAGGCAACTTGCACGGGCTCTATTATCCGTCCAGAGCTGTTTCAAGGGGATAGAGCAAAAGGTTTATCTTTCTGTGGCTTTTCTACTTTAAAGCCGGTGTTACTTGTCATGGGAGGAAGTTTGGGCTCAGTGGTCCTCAATGAGGCCTTGCGTAAAAACTTGCCAGAGCTTTTAAAGCAATTTCATATTATCCATTTATGTGGTAAAGGGAATTACGATGAAGCGTTAGCAGAGATGCCAGGCTACAAGCAATTTGAATATGTGACTACTGAATTACCTGATTTATTGCATGCAGCTGATTTTATTGTGTCGCGAGCAGGCTCTAACTCCATCTTTGAATTTTTGGCGCTTCATAAGCCAATGCTTTTAGTGCCGCTTTCTGCACAAAAAAGCCGCGGAGATCAAATATTAAATGCCAATTTATTTAAAAAACAAGGCTATGCAGAAGTGTTACAGGAAGAAGAGCTAACAAAGGAATCATTTATGAAATCTGTTCATACTCTAACAGAGCGTAAGGCAGAAATGGTGGAGACGATGGCGAAAACGCAAAAGCCAAAAACACCAGATGAAATGGCGTCATTAATTTTACAATATAAAAAATAA
- a CDS encoding GNAT family N-acetyltransferase: protein MLKHRDLHECTELYELLSHPSVFPFVRQKATSADEYWFMTKQLIEEEARGLAISRTITDDWGQPIGTISIHDVEDGAGFLGTWIGLPYQGKGYNQKAKMLFLNELFFEYNFHTVFLRIRVENIKSQRAALKLPYVMSANESHPTLLAQVNSGEAQFNLFKIPKDLFYLTTAHQIQEGEEQAM, encoded by the coding sequence ATGCTTAAACATCGAGACCTGCATGAATGTACAGAGCTTTATGAGCTATTATCACACCCTTCTGTATTCCCTTTTGTCCGTCAGAAAGCCACATCAGCTGATGAATATTGGTTTATGACAAAACAACTGATTGAGGAGGAGGCGAGAGGACTCGCTATCTCGAGGACCATTACTGATGACTGGGGTCAACCAATCGGCACCATTAGTATACACGATGTTGAGGACGGTGCAGGCTTTTTAGGAACGTGGATTGGACTCCCTTACCAAGGTAAAGGTTATAATCAAAAAGCGAAAATGTTATTTTTAAACGAGTTATTTTTTGAATACAATTTCCATACGGTCTTTCTCCGTATACGAGTTGAAAATATAAAATCACAGCGTGCTGCGTTAAAACTCCCTTATGTGATGAGTGCAAACGAAAGCCATCCTACTCTACTAGCACAGGTCAATAGCGGCGAGGCACAATTTAATTTATTTAAAATTCCAAAAGATTTATTCTATCTAACAACAGCACATCAAATACAAGAAGGCGAAGAGCAAGCAATGTAA
- a CDS encoding diguanylate cyclase domain-containing protein, with amino-acid sequence MEYLLSEDFFNQLFIGKDFVFLMKKIGDDYQYIRLNQAARDLLSNEAIGKMLSTVTSKRNFSIIQKKYHQAISEHNLVDYVDYAYVQSEVRKYETSVRPLTYNNEDYILAITKEILYDRSIEDKFLFMRSMFDHAFFSTVILSAEGMIYEVNASFMEGFQLDNDSVKQKRFVDLPIVPKEEVEEINLCLQMAARGENVAEKIIRLYTLDQQERMYLVSLSPVMQDDNSFAIFLIMQDFTQFTVQKAELRSKSHGLDVFKSALNSATAIAVLDHEGNISEVSEMFLQACGYSAEELIGQPYALIEPRIHGQDFLQSINDKLNAGEIWQGELCYRTKYHADYWVEATIVPLKNEFGDIEQILTINYDITDKKRMFTELKNIERTFRLITENTNDLIVITNEDGIIIYTSPSYNMYLGYDNVELQGQFYSDIIDGESKSEWQSFINNYSGQTDTQFELLLRAKDGTPIWTEGNVTVVHDPEREKVSQIMMVSREITHRKERENDLLYLAYHDALTQLPNRRYLQKEFPNLLVEANDNQTCVAMLYLDGDDFKEVNDRFGHDTGDAFIQRFGDALNKTIRSHDMVIRLGGDEFIVILTGLTRDIEKRHSQMMHIIRRIRDELALGWIIEDHHFSPTASIGIAYYPDHGQTLDELLDLADQALYKSKELGKNKLSISGSH; translated from the coding sequence ATGGAGTATCTTTTAAGCGAAGATTTTTTTAATCAATTGTTTATTGGCAAGGATTTTGTTTTTCTCATGAAAAAAATAGGAGACGATTATCAATATATTCGCTTAAACCAAGCAGCTCGAGATCTGTTATCCAATGAGGCGATTGGAAAAATGCTTTCGACTGTTACCTCAAAACGAAATTTCTCGATCATTCAGAAAAAGTATCATCAGGCAATTAGCGAGCATAATCTGGTTGACTATGTAGATTATGCATATGTTCAGTCGGAGGTGCGTAAATACGAAACGTCCGTCAGACCATTGACATATAATAATGAAGACTATATTTTGGCCATCACGAAGGAAATTCTTTATGACCGCAGTATTGAAGATAAATTTTTATTTATGCGGTCCATGTTTGATCATGCCTTTTTCTCTACTGTTATTTTATCTGCTGAAGGCATGATTTACGAAGTGAATGCAAGCTTTATGGAAGGTTTCCAACTAGATAATGACAGCGTCAAGCAAAAAAGGTTTGTTGATCTACCAATCGTTCCAAAAGAAGAAGTGGAAGAAATAAATTTATGCTTACAAATGGCGGCAAGAGGGGAAAACGTTGCAGAAAAGATCATTAGATTGTACACGCTGGACCAACAGGAACGAATGTATTTAGTATCATTATCACCTGTGATGCAGGATGATAATTCTTTTGCTATATTTCTTATCATGCAAGACTTTACCCAATTCACGGTTCAAAAAGCAGAACTACGTTCGAAATCTCACGGGCTTGATGTATTTAAATCTGCATTAAACTCTGCCACGGCCATTGCCGTATTAGATCATGAAGGCAATATTTCTGAAGTAAGTGAAATGTTTTTACAGGCTTGTGGCTATAGCGCAGAGGAGCTAATTGGCCAGCCGTATGCATTAATCGAACCACGGATCCATGGGCAGGATTTTTTGCAGAGCATAAATGACAAGCTTAATGCAGGGGAGATTTGGCAGGGGGAGCTATGCTATCGGACGAAATATCATGCCGATTATTGGGTTGAAGCCACTATTGTTCCATTAAAAAACGAGTTTGGTGACATCGAACAAATTTTAACCATTAACTATGATATTACGGACAAGAAAAGAATGTTCACGGAATTAAAAAATATCGAACGAACTTTCCGCCTCATTACGGAAAATACGAACGATTTAATTGTCATCACGAATGAGGATGGCATCATTATTTATACATCCCCATCCTATAATATGTATTTAGGCTATGACAATGTAGAGCTGCAAGGACAGTTTTACAGTGACATTATTGATGGAGAAAGTAAGAGTGAGTGGCAATCATTCATTAATAATTATTCTGGTCAGACTGATACACAGTTTGAGCTACTACTGAGGGCGAAAGATGGTACGCCGATTTGGACGGAGGGCAATGTCACAGTTGTCCATGACCCTGAACGGGAGAAGGTGTCACAAATCATGATGGTGTCTCGTGAAATTACCCATCGTAAAGAACGGGAAAATGATTTGCTGTATCTAGCTTATCATGATGCTTTAACTCAGCTACCTAATCGACGTTATTTACAAAAGGAGTTTCCGAATTTACTGGTGGAAGCAAACGACAATCAGACATGTGTAGCTATGCTTTATCTAGATGGTGACGATTTTAAAGAGGTAAATGATCGCTTTGGCCATGACACAGGTGATGCATTTATTCAACGATTTGGCGATGCCTTAAACAAGACGATTCGTAGTCATGATATGGTTATTCGTCTAGGTGGCGATGAATTTATTGTCATCTTAACGGGGTTAACGAGAGATATAGAAAAAAGACATAGCCAAATGATGCATATTATTCGTCGGATTCGAGATGAATTAGCATTAGGCTGGATCATTGAAGATCATCATTTTTCACCAACAGCCTCCATAGGAATTGCTTATTATCCCGATCATGGCCAAACACTAGATGAGTTATTGGATTTAGCTGACCAAGCTTTATATAAATCAAAAGAATTGGGGAAAAATAAGCTCTCTATTTCTGGCAGCCATTAA
- a CDS encoding response regulator transcription factor → MPKKILLVEDEKHIARFVELELQHEGYEVKAAFDGREGLAMATAENFDVLLLDVMLPGINGIEICRRIRSQSQVPIILLTARDAVMDRVAGLDAGADDYIVKPFAIEELLARIRTILRRVTPAAANSESLCFRDIEIDVAAYEVFVQGNKLDLTKTEYDLLKLLIEHKNRVCTREHILTSVWGYDTDIETNVVDVYIRHLRTKLPGDMNAYIETVRGVGYVMRE, encoded by the coding sequence ATGCCTAAAAAGATATTATTAGTAGAAGATGAAAAGCATATTGCTCGTTTTGTCGAACTAGAATTACAGCATGAAGGCTACGAGGTGAAAGCTGCTTTCGATGGTCGAGAAGGACTTGCAATGGCAACAGCTGAAAATTTTGATGTCCTGTTACTGGATGTAATGCTACCTGGCATTAATGGAATAGAGATTTGTCGGCGTATACGTTCACAGTCACAGGTTCCTATTATTTTATTAACGGCTAGAGATGCTGTCATGGATCGTGTAGCGGGCTTAGATGCAGGTGCGGATGACTATATCGTCAAACCGTTTGCGATTGAAGAGCTACTTGCGAGAATACGGACGATTTTACGTCGTGTCACGCCAGCGGCAGCAAACAGTGAATCCCTCTGTTTTCGCGATATCGAAATAGATGTAGCAGCCTATGAAGTTTTTGTGCAAGGGAATAAACTTGACTTAACAAAGACAGAATACGATTTACTGAAACTATTAATCGAGCACAAAAATAGAGTATGTACACGGGAACATATTTTAACGTCAGTTTGGGGATATGATACAGATATTGAGACCAATGTAGTAGATGTTTATATAAGACATTTACGCACAAAACTACCTGGTGATATGAATGCTTATATTGAAACCGTTCGAGGTGTTGGATACGTGATGCGTGAATGA
- a CDS encoding sensor histidine kinase — MNKLKGYLRHQSLQTKWMLTSSIVIFISYTIICVVVYLFLHTWLLNDEESKVVRTSKDIISFLESQGPNITIQQIQQNTGLLKSIADRDETVRLFNVDGIEILRINHTSEAVPLTAMQEVIETTIDKQDVLVINEPLQLGFFQGYIQVIHPLTSFQSLMHYLLTAMLIAGIGALVLSGSIGYYLANYLMKPLRELRASMKKVMDQGFNEPIQLTYTSHDEIGDLLKMYNAMMNELQISFTKQQQFVADASHELRTPIQAIEGHLSLLKRWGKNDPAILEESIDTSLSEIARMRKMIEELLELARREEKDHASEANALVVLQVVIDELKLVHPQARILLSKHGEIGPLFITENALSQIVRNIIENAIRYCEKIPEIQISISVAGNYACLEIADNGIGIAQDNIPFIFDRFYRVDEARNRQIGGTGLGLSISKMLLEKYNATVEVKSEVNIGTVFFLKIPLKY, encoded by the coding sequence ATGAACAAATTAAAAGGATATCTACGCCACCAATCTTTGCAAACAAAATGGATGTTAACGTCGAGTATCGTCATCTTTATTAGTTATACCATTATATGTGTTGTTGTTTATTTATTTCTTCATACATGGTTATTAAATGATGAAGAGAGTAAAGTAGTCCGAACTAGTAAGGATATCATCTCCTTTTTAGAATCTCAGGGTCCCAATATTACGATTCAGCAAATCCAACAAAATACAGGTTTACTGAAATCAATTGCCGATCGTGATGAAACGGTCAGATTGTTTAATGTAGATGGCATAGAAATCCTACGTATTAATCATACGTCAGAAGCCGTACCTCTTACTGCAATGCAAGAGGTTATCGAGACGACAATCGACAAGCAGGATGTATTAGTAATCAACGAGCCATTGCAACTAGGCTTTTTTCAGGGATATATTCAAGTCATACATCCGTTAACAAGCTTTCAATCACTGATGCATTATCTACTGACAGCGATGCTTATAGCAGGGATAGGCGCATTAGTGTTATCGGGTTCTATCGGCTATTATCTTGCCAATTATTTAATGAAGCCATTACGTGAATTGCGTGCATCGATGAAAAAGGTGATGGATCAGGGGTTTAATGAGCCTATCCAATTGACTTATACATCACATGATGAGATTGGCGATTTATTGAAAATGTACAATGCTATGATGAATGAGCTGCAAATTTCTTTTACTAAGCAGCAACAATTTGTGGCAGACGCTTCCCATGAGCTGCGAACACCCATACAAGCAATTGAAGGACATCTTTCACTTTTAAAAAGATGGGGCAAAAACGATCCTGCCATTTTAGAAGAATCGATAGATACCTCTTTATCGGAAATCGCACGTATGCGCAAAATGATAGAGGAATTATTAGAGCTTGCACGGCGTGAAGAAAAAGATCATGCGAGTGAGGCAAATGCACTGGTGGTACTCCAAGTGGTGATAGATGAACTGAAGCTCGTGCATCCACAAGCGCGAATTTTGCTGTCGAAGCATGGTGAAATAGGTCCGTTATTTATTACCGAAAATGCACTAAGTCAAATCGTTCGTAATATAATAGAGAATGCTATTCGTTATTGTGAAAAAATTCCTGAGATACAAATTTCTATTTCTGTTGCTGGAAATTATGCATGTTTAGAAATTGCTGATAATGGTATAGGAATAGCACAAGACAATATTCCGTTTATTTTTGATCGTTTTTATCGCGTGGATGAGGCAAGAAATCGTCAAATTGGTGGAACTGGCTTAGGGCTAAGTATTTCGAAGATGTTACTTGAAAAATACAATGCAACAGTAGAAGTCAAGAGTGAGGTTAATATTGGAACCGTTTTCTTCTTGAAAATCCCGCTAAAATATTAA